A window of the Scleropages formosus chromosome 21, fSclFor1.1, whole genome shotgun sequence genome harbors these coding sequences:
- the sco2 gene encoding protein SCO2 homolog, mitochondrial, translating to MSNSTLVFLKSCETRLYVIISQRTCVDPQTVKKMLMLQVSRCINFDFRHTMIHGAPGTLLGFASGARPGLPFRRCPWLLGVRKALCSQPASTYRRCPPSSRELLHLGLKQPAPCLIHPSYRTFSQGPKNPTPGYTLRTRLVVTLLFGGGILATWWYVYAEKQQKMQMQRMEQLKKVALGHGCFSLLDHTGQRRTKADFLGRWVLMYFGFTHCPDICPDELEKLTNVVKALDEEAGLPSVQPLFITVDPERDDVAAMARYVKDFHPRLVGLTGTPEEVREASQDYRVYYSKGPKDEDNDYIVDHTILIYLINPDGLFLDYYNRTVSDMQMLQSIRNHMKAYMKMSPK from the exons ATGTCAAATAGTACACTAGTTTTTCTGAAGAGTTGTGAAACCCGGTTGTATGTCATTATCAGCCAGAGGACGTGTGTGGATCCGCAAACAG TGAAGAAGATGCTCATGCTGCAGGTTAGCAGGTGCATAAACTTTGATTTCCGTCACACTATGATTCATGGTGCACCTGGGACCCTCCTGGGATTTGCCTCTGGAGCAAGACCCGGACTCCCCTTCCGCAGGTGTCCCTGGCTGCTCGGTGTGAGGAAGGCACTCTGCTCTCAGCCAGCCTCCACCTACCGCCGGTGTCCCCCTTCCAGCAGGGAACTTCTTCACCTGGGCCTGAAACAACCTGCCCCCTGTTTGATCCATCCCTCTTATAGAACCTTCTCTCAGGGCCCCAAAAACCCCACGCCAGGATATACATTGCGCACTCGCCTGGTGGTGacgctgctcttcggtgggggAATTTTGGCCACCTGGTGGTATGTATATGCCGAAAAGCAGCAGAAGATGCAGATGCAGCGCATGGAGCAGCTAAAGAAGGTGGCCCTGGGACATGGATGCTTCAGCCTGCTGGACCACACGGGTCAGCGCCGGACTAAGGCAGACTTTCTGGGCAGGTGGGTTCTCATGTATTTTGGTTTCACACACTGCCCAGATATCTGCCCCGATGAGCTGGAGAAGCTGACTAATGTGGTGAAGGCACTGGACGAGGAGGCAGGGCTCCCATCCGTCCAGCCTCTCTTCATCACTGTAGACCCAGAGAGGGACGACGTAGCTGCTATGGCACGGTACGTGAAGGACTTCCACCCACGCCTAGTCGGCTTGACAGGCACACCCGAGGAGGTGAGGGAGGCCAGTCAAGATTACAGGGTGTACTACAGCAAAGGTCCCAAAGACGAGGACAACGACTACATTGTGGACCATACCATCCTCATCTACCTGATTAACCCAGACGGACTCTTTCTGGATTACTATAACAGAACTGTAAGCGACATGCAGATGTTGCAAAGCATCAGAAATCACATGAAAGCCTATATGAAGATGTCgcctaaataa